In one window of Pseudomonas chlororaphis subsp. chlororaphis DNA:
- a CDS encoding cyclic peptide export ABC transporter, with the protein MTDPKRGAFHGLLALLRPFRTTVVISVALGMVGGLAITLLLATINNALHSATGMTQGVVLTFAALCLLALTSSIVSDIGTNYVGQRIIAALRKDLGEKVLSAPITQIERYRSHRLIPVLTHDVDTISDFSFAFTPLAIAATVTLGCLGYLAYLSVPMFLMMVVAIIIGISVQYVAGGKGIRGFDLARDQEDELQRYYNAIASGAKELRMHRPRRYRMNTHRIRETADRIASIQVRSVNIYILAKTFGSMLFFVVIGLALAMQAYNPNPDPTVITGFVLVLLYMKGPLENLVSYLPVVGKAKIAFGRISELSERFSSPEPYLLLDATEAPKPVVHSLELRGVSYSPPAVEGSEPFHLGPINLDIKQGDIVFIVGENGCGKTTLIKLLLGLYQPQAGEIRLNGEAVTDLARDDYRQLFTTVFADYYLFDDLVQGGGQQSLDSASQYLDRLEIAHKVSVKDGAFTTTDLSTGQRKRLALVNAWLEGRPVLVFDEWAADQDPAFRRIFYTELLPDLKRLGKTIIVISHDDRYFDIADQLVRLRAGKVVREMQPA; encoded by the coding sequence ATGACCGACCCCAAGCGCGGAGCCTTTCACGGACTGCTCGCCCTGCTCAGACCCTTTCGTACCACTGTGGTGATTTCCGTGGCCCTGGGCATGGTAGGCGGCCTGGCCATCACCCTGCTGCTAGCCACCATCAACAACGCCCTGCACTCGGCGACCGGCATGACCCAGGGCGTGGTGCTGACCTTCGCCGCCCTGTGCCTGCTGGCCCTGACCAGCTCGATCGTCTCGGATATCGGCACCAACTACGTGGGCCAGCGGATCATCGCCGCCCTGCGCAAGGACCTGGGGGAAAAAGTGCTCTCGGCGCCCATCACCCAGATCGAGCGCTACCGCTCCCACCGCCTGATCCCGGTGCTGACCCACGACGTCGACACCATCAGCGACTTCTCCTTCGCCTTCACCCCGCTGGCCATCGCCGCCACCGTCACCCTGGGCTGCCTGGGCTACCTGGCATACCTGTCGGTGCCGATGTTCCTGATGATGGTGGTCGCCATCATCATCGGCATCAGCGTGCAGTACGTGGCCGGCGGCAAGGGGATCCGCGGCTTCGACCTGGCCCGTGACCAGGAAGACGAACTGCAGCGCTACTACAACGCCATTGCCTCCGGCGCCAAGGAACTGCGCATGCACCGCCCGCGCCGCTACCGGATGAACACCCACCGGATCCGGGAAACCGCGGACCGCATCGCCTCGATCCAGGTACGGTCGGTGAACATCTATATCCTGGCCAAGACCTTCGGCTCGATGCTGTTCTTCGTGGTCATCGGCCTGGCCCTGGCCATGCAGGCCTACAACCCGAACCCGGACCCGACCGTGATCACCGGCTTCGTGCTGGTGCTGCTGTACATGAAGGGCCCGCTGGAAAACCTGGTGTCCTACCTCCCGGTGGTGGGCAAGGCGAAGATCGCCTTCGGCCGCATCAGCGAGCTGTCCGAGCGTTTCTCTTCCCCCGAACCCTACCTGCTGCTGGACGCTACCGAGGCGCCGAAACCCGTGGTGCACAGCCTCGAACTGCGTGGCGTGAGCTACAGCCCGCCCGCGGTGGAAGGCAGCGAGCCGTTCCACCTGGGGCCAATCAACCTGGACATCAAGCAGGGCGATATCGTGTTCATCGTCGGCGAGAACGGCTGTGGCAAGACCACCCTGATCAAGCTGCTGCTGGGGCTGTACCAGCCCCAGGCCGGGGAAATACGCCTGAACGGCGAGGCCGTGACCGACCTGGCCCGGGACGACTACCGCCAGCTGTTCACCACCGTGTTCGCCGACTACTACCTGTTCGACGACTTGGTCCAGGGCGGCGGCCAGCAGTCGCTGGACAGCGCCAGCCAGTACCTGGACCGCCTGGAGATCGCGCACAAGGTCAGCGTCAAGGATGGCGCCTTCACCACCACCGACCTCTCCACCGGCCAGCGCAAGCGCCTGGCCCTGGTCAATGCCTGGCTCGAAGGGCGCCCGGTGCTGGTGTTCGACGAATGGGCGGCGGACCAGGACCCGGCCTTCCGGCGGATTTTCTACACCGAGCTGCTGCCGGATCTCAAGCGCCTGGGCAAGACCATCATCGTCATCAGTCACGACGATCGTTACTTCGATATCGCCGACCAGCTGGTGCGTCTGCGCGCGGGCAAGGTGGTGCGCGAAATGCAACCGGCCTGA